From one Phoenix dactylifera cultivar Barhee BC4 unplaced genomic scaffold, palm_55x_up_171113_PBpolish2nd_filt_p 000285F, whole genome shotgun sequence genomic stretch:
- the LOC103700484 gene encoding senescence-specific cysteine protease SAG39-like, with product MASTTHQCLWLILALFSMGFSPRDASRTIGDSLIAARHEQWMVQYGRVYKDAAEKEHRFQIFKANVDYIESTNQAGHRKYKLNINQFADLTTEEFRASHTGFKPKPMRATGQNFGYANVTDVPPSVDWRSKGAVTPVKDQGQCGCCWAFSAVAATEGIAQISTGKLTSLSEQQLVDCDKKNGGCDGGIMDDAFKFIISNKGITTEANYPYMAKDGTCDTNKSSSVAATISGYEDVPRNSESSLLQAVAKQPVSVAIEGSGKDFQFYSGGVFMGNCGTDLDHAVTVVGYGTATDGTKYWLLKNSWGTTWGENGYMRLLRDIDDAEGLCGIAMQPSYPTA from the exons ATGGCTTCTACCACCCACCAATGCCTATGGCTTATACTTGCCTTGTTCTCCATGGGCTTTTCCCCAAGAGATGCGTCCCGCACCATCGGCGACAGTCTGATCGCCGCGAGGCACGAGCAATGGATGGTGCAGTATGGGCGTGTGTACAAGGATGCAGCAGAGAAGGAGCACCGCTTCCAGATCTTCAAAGCCAACGTCGATTACATTGAATCCACGAACCAAGCTGGGCATCGCAAATACAAGCTCAACATCAACCAATTTGCCGATCTCACCACCGAGGAGTTCAGGGCTTCTCACACTGGATTTAAGCCCAAGCCGATGCGTGCCACAGGACAGAACTTCGGATATGCGAACGTAACCGACGTGCCTCCAAGCGTGGACTGGAGGAGTAAAGGAGCAGTAACTCCCGTCAAGGATCAAGGCCAATGTG gatGTTGCTGGGCATTTTCTGCCGTCGCGGCTACTGAAGGGATCGCTCAGATCAGCACTGGGAAATTGACCTCCTTATCAGAGCAACAACTTGTGGATTGCGACAAGAAGAATGGAGGATGCGATGGGGGCATAATGGATGATGCATTTAAGTTCATCATCAGCAATAAAGGCATAACGACGGAAGCTAATTATCCTTACATGGCGAAGGATGGAACCTGCGACACCAATAAAAGTTCATCCGTTGCAGCCACCATCAGCGGCTACGAAGACGTGCCTAGGAACAGCGAGTCATCGCTCTTACAAGCAGTCGCAAAACAGCCCGTTTCCGTTGCCATCGAGGGCAGTGGGAAAGACTTCCAGTTTTACTCCGGCGGCGTCTTCATGGGTAATTGCGGAACTGATCTGGACCATGCTGTCACTGTCGTGGGCTATGGGACGGCAACTGATGGAACTAAATATTGGctgctcaagaattcatggGGTACCACTTGGGGCGAAAACGGATATATGAGGTTGCTCCGGGACATCGACGACGCAGAAGGTCTCTGTGGCATTGCCATGCAACCTTCTTATCCAACCGCATGA